The Lynx canadensis isolate LIC74 chromosome A2, mLynCan4.pri.v2, whole genome shotgun sequence DNA segment GCCTGTATAATGTCTGCAGCTCATAGTCCAAAGATCCCAGGAGATGAACCTCCCCTAAAAGAGATGCCCACAGCCTCAGCCTGCAGAGTCAACTCTGGTTCCAACCCTCCATCCCAGCCCTGGGGTGGGAGTACCACTGAGACGGTCCATAGAAAAGATGGTAGGCCCGCCAGAGATGTAGTACTCAATGTTGTTGTGTGGGTAATCCTTGTCCATGCCCACCACAGAGCCCAGCAGAGTGTGGGGCCCTGCATCTTCCCGGATCCGGAACTTGTGTGGGACACAGGCTGGGGAGAACTCGTTCACAGGAGTCACCATCACCAGTACTGGCACCTCAGCTGGAGGCCATTTGACAGTCAAGGAGCTGGCATGGGGTGCCCAGCCATTCTCTAGGGTCTAAGGGGGGAGAcatggccctgccctgggggttTAAGGAGGGAGAGGGTCTGGAAGGAGGACGAACAATAGCCATTCCTCCCTGGGTGGGGAGGTGTCTAGGAGAGGAGACATATGTCCCACCCTAGGGAGACAACTGTGCCCTATTGATTTCTGTGGGAGGAGAGGTGACCCTATCTTAAGGATGGGGAGAGAGGTACAGAACAGCCCTGCCCTGGATGTCCAGGCCTGGGTATGGTTACTCACTGGTCATCAGGGGCTGACCACCATCGAGCACCAGGATGGAGGCTGCATGCTGAAAGCAGGCCCCACGAGCATCACAGTCCAGTGTGGCATTCACCTGGCCAGAGGGGCCACAGAGTGAGGCTGAGTCAAGGCCTGGAAAAGTCTAGAGCCACACTGGGCCACCTCAGGTCAGGGCAACCACACATGGTCAACCCTGAGCCTCTGCTTTCCAGCTCTGTGGGTGCAGATTGGCTCCACCACCATCTCCCTCATGGCAATGGTCTCAGCTCCCACAGACCTTTGCCCCCCGACCCCTCCACCTTACAGTCCCCAGCACCCTGCATGTGGGtcaggaggcaggggctgggcacCTCCAGGACCCTGTCTCGAAGGCAGAGGCTAGCTGAGCCAGGAGGGCTGTGGAACTGCAGCTGGTAGTCGAGGATGGAGCCGGGAGAGTCTGGATCAGCACAAGTGAAGGTGTTCAGCACGGTGCCCACCGGCGTGGTCTCGGGGATTTGAGTCCTGGGAGCAGAATGCCGGCGGCAGGGCAAAAGTCAGTCTGGACCAGGAGAACCATGGTTCTCACCCCTATAGCTTACGTAAGGTTCCTGTATACTCACACCAGCATCGCTGGGAGGCAGCGCGGAGGCCAGCGGTTGACCGAGCGCACGTTCACCGTGAGCTCGAGCTCCACGCTGGCCCACGGCCTGAGCCGTTCGTAGGCCTTCACTCGCAGTCTAGTGACCGCCGCGCCCGGGGCTTGCGCTAACTCCAGAGGCGCGGTGGTGCGAATCACACCGTCGGCTGGGCGGGGTAGGGGCGGGGAATGCTGAGTTTAGACCCGCCCCCAGGTCGGTTTGGTCCCCACCCTCACACCTAATCCACCCTCAGCGGGAGGGGGCTGAGTCTGGCCACCCCAGCTGCCTCCTCCAAGGCTCGCCTCTAATTCTAGCCCGGCCCCCAAACGGCACCGCGCCCGTGTCTGCCTGGGTTTCAGCCCCGTTTCTCAGCAGGGCGAGGAGGTAGTGCGGATCACTGTGGACCAGCCTGGGAGGCATCCCGCACCGCTCCCCACTATGCCCCTCACCACGTCCGATGGAGAAGAGGGGGCAGGGCACCGGGGAGAGGATTTCGTAGCGCACGTCGAAGCCCCGGGCCCGGACCTGAACCACCTTACCCCCGGGGGGCAGGTCCTCCAGGATGGTGATATTCGAGGCTTGCTTCCTGGACCAAAAGGGGGAAACTAGCTATGCCCTCTCCCGCCACCCCTGGCCCTGCCGGCGTGCCCCTCCCCCGGGGCTTCCCTCATACCCGAGCTAGCTGGGGACACCCCAGCAACCCCACCCCTTAACCTCACTCCCAATTCCCTGGGGCTAGGCCATGTCTCCTTCACTGTACTCAGGGTAGGGGAGCCTTACAGGAAAGAGATCAGGCTGGAGGGAACAGGCAAAACTTTCACCTTGAGCATCCCAAGGCAGCTTCGATTTTGTCCAAAAGTCACCAAAATCTGAAGCTGGAAGACCTGCAGTGCACACAGAACAGTAAGGGAACTACAGTGTGTGTATACCTGTATGTCTATGCCCAGTCGTCCCTTCAAATagcaactgccccccccccccacctggggCCCTCCACAAGGAGCCGCCACTCCCACCCCATGATCTCTATGCTTACAGGCACTCCTTTAAGTCCCATTCTTGGGGccataaatatttcctttaggaTGCAAACAGCTCAAAGAAGTGTGATATCTGAGTTATTCACAATGAAACATCATTTAGAGTTACTAAGAGCCAGTCACTAAAACATGGAATTTTAAAGAAGGaacttctcagggcacctgggtggctcagtagattaagcattggactcttgattttggctcaggttatgatctcacaactcatgagtttgagccctgcatagggctctgtgctgacagtgcagagcctgcttgggattctctctctccctctctctcttctcctttcccacttgcactttttctctcaaaacaaataaataaactttttttttaaaaaaggcatggaggggcgcctgggtggcgcagtcggttaagcgtccgacttcagccaggtcacgatctcgcggtccgtgagttcgagccccgcgtcaggctctgggctgatggcttggagcctgtttctgattctgtgtctccctctctctctgccccttccccgttcatgctctgtctctctgtcccaaaaataaaaaaaaataataataaaaaaaaaagttaaaaaaggcatggaaattttaaagaaagaatttctcaggactcctgggtggatcagttggttaggcatctgactcttgatttcagctcaggtcatgatctcatgggttggttcgtgagttcaagccccgcatctggctctgctctgacagtgcagagccttcttgggattctttctcgctccctctccctctgccccgcccctgctcacactctttctcaaaataaataaataaacttcaaaagcaaaaaacaaaaacaaaacttttaatgtttaatttttttaatgtttatttatttttgagagagacagagacagaatgcgagtgggttaggggcagagagagagacacacacagaatccgaagcaggctccaggctccgagctgtcagcacagagcccaacgcggggcccgaactcacaagctcatgacctgagctgaagtcggacgctcaaccgactgagccacccaggcaccccgacaaaacttttaatgtttaaaaaaataataacaacgaAGGAATTTCTCTAGCCTTCTCCAGACTGTACTAGCCACTTTACCCAGAACTTTCTCTTCCTGTGTGAATGTTTTGAACATTCTCAATTCTATTAGAGGCATGAGGggctcccttttctttctggaactccagAACCCATCACAGAACCAGGCAAATGTGGAAGAATAGCCATCATGTGGCAGCATGTACAGGTGGCTATGTCTGAACACGAGGCAGCAAAATCTAGGAGGCCAAGAACAAACAAACCTCCAGGAAGTGGTGGCTCTGTCCATTGTGCGCCCCATCCATGGGTATCCCCAGGTCCCAAGACATGCTCACCTTTTCAGCCTGGCCTTTGAGGCCCTGGGATGGCACCAGCAGCCAACCTTGACCATTGATGGAGAAAGGTCCAGGAAAGTATGGAGGGTCCTGGGCACTGATGATATTTATCTGACAGGACAGAGATGCTAgaagccccagcctcagcccccagTGCCCCACAGCATCCCTGCCAAAATCCCCAGCAACCTAGCAAGTACCTGTCCACACCAAACCCTCCCATACCCCGATACAGGGTGGGTCCCCAACCTCCACCCCTGGCCCCGATCCTCAATCTTCTCTGGTTTTAAAccaattattttgctttttaaactgcatttattTTGGGGATTACAAAAGTAACACAATTTTCAGGGAGAATTCAGTACACACAGAGAACATGAAAGAACACAAGCCCCTGAGATGTCCTTATAGGAACAGCCATGGTCTTTGGGGATGGGCAGCCAACAGCGGCTCTCTCCAAGAATATACATCACGCAGAGGCTTAGCTGACACTAAAGTGTTCCTCtgctgggcggtggggggggggggtggctagaGAGGGGCTGGGACAAGAAGGGGCCCAGTTTGGTCTCCCCATGTGCCTCCCTCATTCTGTCCCCCACTACCTATGTGCTGGGCTCACCTGGGCACGCTGGACTTCCAGGCCTGGCAGCAGCAGAGTGTACAGTCTGGCCCCAGGTGTGACTGTTTCCAGAACCTGAATGATTTCTCCAGCTAGCCAGAGGAGAGGTCAGGGAGGCTCTGTTCAGGCCAtgcctgcccaccccctgcctgcTGCCCCTGGCCTCACCTGGGCTGGCAAATCGGCCAGCACATGCACTATGACCAGGGTCCCGCCGCACATCCACAGAGAGTGGTCCCTCCATCACATGGTTGCCGCATGTGAACCGCAGCTGCAGTTTATAGTGATTCACCGATAGAGCATCCAGCCGGGCCGAGCTGCTTAAGGTCACCTGTGGCAGGTAGGCAGTGCATGTGGGACTGTAGGCTCTCCACCGCCCTATACTGCCTGTGGCTTTGTGAATTTAGGGACTGCCCGTGTTCCCCCATGGCTCCCATCTGTGCCCATGACCCTACCATGCCCACATAGATCCCCTGCCACCTGGTCAGGCTGGGTGGGTTGAAGAAGGTGGTGGGTGGCTGCACATGGACCAACTGCAGGGTGGGCATGTGAGAAGTGCAGTTGAAGGAGAAGGACTGAAGGATCGTGCCGGGTCCCTGGCTCTCAGAGACATTTATGAACCAGGGCAGGCAGTGGAGTTCTGAGGAAGAGACAATTCAGACTGGaggtccacacacacacaagcatagtCCTGACCTTCTCCCTCAGGGCCTGGTCACATCTAGGGGCCAAGCAGCCAAAACTCTTCCTTGTCCCCCATATCCAACAATGGCACAGCTCATTTCATAGACGTGAGCACTTGGTTGAGGAAGCAGCCATGATAAGAAATGAGGGTCAGGGAGTTAGATCTTTGCCCTTTTCCCttgctctcccccagcccctgcactCCATGGTAGCTTATCCAAGAAGGGTCACAATTCCACTCCAGTGTGGAATGGGGGGGTGGGCGTGAGAACTGGGGTTCCCCCACCCACCAGCTCCTCACCAGAGACAGTCAGAGCAAGCAGAAGCGCCAGGATCCTGAGCAGTGCCATAGTGGCCTCAAGACGCAGACAGCAGAGGAGACTCCAGAAGACCAGCCGTGTTTGTCAGGCTCACCCCGTTGTCAGGTGAGTCGCTTAAACACAGCTGGGCAGGCTGCACTCCTGAGCCTCCCAGATTCTAGCTCCGCCCATCCCTGGTGACTTGAGCTCTAGACTCCAGACAGGCATTAAGAGGTCTGGACAACCCCAGGTTTCACTGCTTCTGATGAATCCCCCCGTTCTTACTACAACCCAAAGGAAATGTTAGGGGAAAAGGATCAAACTtcaggtagggaaactgaggttcagggaagTAAGTCTCAGTCATGCAGTCCTTGGAGACAGCACAAGCACAGCACCCAGGAAAACTGGGTTCAGGATTTGCTACCCCACAGAGTCCAAACCCCAGTTGCCCACTTCCCCTCACCATTAAAACATTATCTGTCTACAAAATCTGAGCCCAGCCATCAACAAAATCTCTTAAAAGTTGTCTACAttcaagaagcaaaaagaatCCTTGGTGATATAAATCAAATTAGTGGTTATGTGGGGGGGGGTATCAACTGGAGGGGGCACAAAGTGGCCTCTTGGAGGAGCTGGGGACAGTTTCTACCTTGATCTAGGTGACAGATGCATAAGTGTCTACagactttaacatttattgagctgggggcgcctgggtggcttagccggttaagtgtccaactcttggttaggctcaggtcatgatctcatggctttgtgggtttgagccgtgcatcaggctctgtgttgccagcatggagcctgcttgggattctctctctctctctctctctctctctctctctctgcccctccctccacttgtgctgtctctgtgtctttcaaaataaataaataaactttaaaaaacatttattgaggggtgcctgggtgactcagtcagttaagcatctgattccagctcaggtcatgatctcacggtttgtgagtttgagccccacgtcgggctctctgctgacagctcagagcctggagcctacttcagattctatgtctcattctctctctgcctccccacttatgctctgcctctttctgtctctcgaaaataaataaatgtaaaaaattttttttaaatttattgagctGTACCTTTGAGAGTTGTCCAATTGTTATATTTatgctatatgtcaatttttaaatttttttattttttaaagttcatttattctgagagagagagagagaagaggggcagaaagagaagagagagaatatcccaagcaggctccgcactgtcagcccagagcctgatgtggggctcaaactcataaacctgtgagatcatgacctaggccaaaatcaagagtcagacatttaacagactgagccacccagatgccccaaatttatatgtcaatttttaaaaagttgtttacaCTTGCTCTTTCCAATTCTTCATCTCTCACTTGCTTCTGCCCACTATCATCAAGTTCGTCTCTCCCTTCATGAAACTGCCCTGTTGGAGTCCTCAGAGACCTGCATACTACCAGCTTCAGCAATTCATTCTCCAATCTTATCTCCTTGGTAGCATTTGACACTTGCTCCCTTGGCTCCTAAAGTGCCCACACTCTGTTTCCTCCCACCTGCCCAGCTGCTCCTGCTTAGCTCCTTTGCTGGTTCTGCTTTCCTATTACCACCCAGAGGAGTGTTCCAGGACTCAGTCCTGACTGCTGCCCTCCTCTGTCTATACTCACTTCTCCCATCTCCAAGTCAATGGCCTTAAATACCATCCACTCACTTTGCCTCCCAGATCTAAGGCTTCAGTGCTGATTTCTCTCCCAAATTCCAGAGTCACCCAGTGGCTGACCCGGCATCTCATATAGGATGTCTAACAGGCATCTCAAGGGTTACATGTCCACAAATAATCATTTGGTTTTCCTCCCCAAACCCGTTCTTCTCCAGTCTTTCCTGGATCAATTCACAGCAATTCCATCCAACCAGTTGTTCAGGCCAGAAATCTAGGAGTCATGCTAGATGCTCCTCTTTCCCTACTCATATTCATACATCAGCAAAACTTGATATTAACTCCAGAACATACCCCAAATTCACCCCCTTCTGTGCCCCAGCCCCACGCAGACCCAGGCCCTCCCTTCTCTTGGTGGATGAGGGCAGGAGCCTCCACTCTGATTACAGAGTGGTTCTCCTAAAGCAGATGGGATTATTTAAACAGGAGCCAGCCCAGGCCATTTCCTGCTCAAAAGTCCCAGTGCTCCCCCATCGCACCACAAACAAATCCCTATATTTCTTTCTAAGGCCGCTAGGAGGCTGGTTTTGCTGATCTCCTCATTCCCCCAACTACCACTGTCTAGACACTTGGTCCTTCTTTGTCTTAAGCCCTGTCGAAATCCTCTCTTGTCCGGGCCTTTAACTGGCTGATCCATCTGCCTAGAatacccctcttttttttaagtgtatttttatttattttaatagagatatagagagcaattgggggaggggcaaagagagagggagacagaatcccaagcaggcagtagtacgctgtcagcgcagagccccatggccaaaccgtgagatcatgacctgaatcaaagtcaagagtcagaccctcagccgactgagccacccaggttcccctagaaTACCCCTCTTCTTTATCTCCCATGATGGCTCACTCAGATCACATACAGAATGCTGCCTCCTCTGAGTCCCCTCTCCCAAACAAGCCCGTCTGCCCCCCATTTCCGGTATTTTTCTGTCTACTGATTAGTCTTGTCTCAAGTTAGACTGTATCCTCGAACCTAgccttgcggggcgcctgggtggcgcagtcggttaagcgtccgacttcagccaggtcacgatctcgcggtccgtgagttcgagccccgcgtcaggctccgggctgatggctcagagcctggagcctgtttccgattctgtgtctccctctctctctgctcctcccccgttcatgctctgtttctctctgtcccaaaaataaataaacgttgaaaaaaaataaaagtgaacctAGCCTTGGATCCTGGAGTGGTCTCCAGGAACGGACTCGGACCATTCTGGGCAGAGAGCGCCGCCCTAAccctcctgctctcactctccgTAGGCTAGTGGTGCGGGCAGAGGGAATGCGGATGTTGCGGCAGGAATCGCGGCTAACCGAGCCCTCCCCACTAGAGGGCGGTCCCGCCTTGCTTGGCCCAGATGCAGGACCGAGAGGGTGCGGGCTGGGCTTTGGCTGAAGCCCCTTCTCTGTGCTGCCGCAAGGTCCAGAGCTCCTGGAGTCCTCATTGGGGCCGGACCCTCCCATCACTTCCAGGGTCTGTCGAGGCCGGTTTCAGGACCGAATACAGTAGGTCGCGCCCGGAATGGGCCACAACACTGCTAGATCGACGGCTGGGGGCGCTCTGTCCTCACGTGGGCGTAGCCACCGGATCCGCGAGCTCTTGAGGCCCCCTGCGGGAGGGACTGCAGTTCTATCCCGGGAAAAACGGGGAAGCTGAGGCTACTGCGGGGAAGTGACTTGTCCTAGGTGAAGCAGCGAACCTGGAGTGAGCTGAACCGCCCAGGGTGGTCGGGGAAGTCCCAGGCCAGACCCGCCCGGCTTCGAGACACAATCCAGCCCCCAGAGCTCgcggggagtggggagtgggcgTCAGGCACATCCACCCATCAGTGCCCGAGGGGCGGGACCACTTCAGTCCCTCCCCGGCCCCATTGGCTGCAGCACCAGGGGCGGGGCGCGGCTGCCAGATGTtggggcggtggcggcggcgggaGCTACGGAGAGCGAGGAGCCGCGGCGCCAGTCAGAGGGCCAGGGTGCCGCTGGCCGGCCCGCTGGGCCCGTTCCGCGCCGGTCCCGCTGGAGTTCGAAGAGGAACTGGCAGGCCTGGCGGGGGCTCCGGCACGGGCATGCATAGCGCTCGGCTTGACAGCTTCCTGAGCCAGCTCCGCTGGGAACTGGTGAGACTTGGGAGCGGGTGTGGCTTGTGAGGACGCGTGTGGGGTGCCCAGCTGCCGTCCGGCCCGAACGACACACGGGTAGGGGGCCGTCCCGAGTGCCCATCCAAGGcgggatgggggcggggaggcgcgGATGGCCCAGATGGCCCGCATCGGGTTTCGGACTGTTGGGGGCTGCCCTGGGCATCAAGTAACAGCCGCCCAGCTGGCCAAGCTGCTGGGGCGGCGGAGGGACGTGGCGGggagaaatttattttggggCTGAGCAGGGGGCTGCGAGGGACTAAAGAGGTGCTAGAGCTGCTATGGATGCCTTCTACCCCAGGCTGACCTGTACTTCTTCTACCCCCCCACCTGGCAAGTGCTCTTTCTCTGAAAGACGCTGTGAGCTTTGGGGAGCTGAGTCCCTCAGGAAACAGGGgatgctcccccacccccagccctgaacAGGACTTACTTCCCGATGCAGGCGGGCCCAcaaccctgcctccctccctggtgGCGGGTACCGACTTGCCCAGCTCTGCGTGCTGCAGCCTGCCGGACTGCCACCAGGTCGGCTGACGCGAGTCACACGAGCTACGTGTGCCAGCGCCCCCATGCCGGCCCTGTGCCCACTAGAGGCCTTGCTGCCCAGGCCTGCAGGCCTATCCAGTCCTCCTGGGCCTTCTGCTTTGGGAATAGTTTGGCTAGGTAGGCAGGGGTGACAAGCACTACCCTTCCAACTTGGGCCCTCTCTTCTTCCACAGCTGTGTGGCCGGGACACTGGCTCACCCCCCATGTCTGGCCCCCTTCCACCATCCCCCAAACCTGGCCCAGGTGTTTGGCTTAGCCATGGACTCAGGGCCTCAGATGCCTTGGAAGAGGACTCAGTCGGCTgtgtggaagaggaagaaggtaTGGTGACAGGAGACAAGGGTATTGCCTTGGGGAGCCCAAGGGAGCATGTCCTGGACTGGGACTCTGGCTTCTCTGAGGTGTCGGGCAGCACATGGAGAGAGGATGAGCTGCCTGTACTCCAGCACCCAACACCCCCAGCATGGCCCCCCCATAGACAGCGCCTCTCGGCCAGTGGCATTCCCCTGCCTAGCAGGGCCCCTGTGGCCGGTGCACCACCTGCCCGTCGACCACGGCCCAAGTCTACACCAGACGCTTGCCTGGAGCACTGGCGGGGCTTGGAAGCTGAAGACTGGACTGCAGCCCTGCTGAACAGAGGTCGCAGTCGCCAGCCCCTAGTGCTGGGCGACAACTGCTTTGCTGACTTGGTGCACAACTGGATGGAGCTACCAGAGGCAGCAGGTGAGGGGGATGATAGTGGTGGTCCCCGTGCCCGTGCTCGGCCCCCTCAGTTCCTGCTTGGGCTCTCTGAGCAGCTGCGGCGCCAGCTGGCCAGGGCACGCAGGGCTGCTATGGCAGGAAAGCGACTGTCATGCCCACCTCGCCCGGAACCTGAACTGCCTGCAGATGTCTCACGATTTGCAGCCCTCATGAGCTGCCGAAGCCGTCAACCCATCATCTGCAATGATGTCAGCTACCTCTGACCCTGCCCTCCAGCCTGGGACAATAAAGGCCTTTCTCTGGTCTATCCTGGTTCCATACCCCTGAGGCTCTAGGAGGTGGCCCCAGCCCTTTGAGGCACAGCCCAGGCAGGTGAAGCTAAAGAGCCTTTTCCTTCCCTGCAGGGGTCCCTGTCATGCCCACATCACCCACCCTGTGCATTACTGCCCCATGTTTTGCCATCCATTCTCTCCACTTACACCCTccttcaacaagcatttattgagtgcctactgtgggctcaggatgcagggctcgataGAGCCAGGTGATAGGGCTGCTGCCTTGTCACAGCTCGTAGTGCAAGGGTGGGAAGGTAGtgtcctcctcctcaccctcacAGCTGAGCTCCAGCACCAGCATCCGCTGCCCAGGCTCAAGCATCCGGCTTGTCACCTGCTGCACCAGTTTGGTCACCCTGgtagtgtggggtggggggaaagaggtTGGGAGAGATTGGGTAGGTGAGCAGTGGTAGGCAGAGTGACCTGACATGGACCAGGGGGTGCTGATGGGCCATAAGGAGCCCAAGCCAGGGGCAGGAGCAGCTTAAGACAGGAAACATCTGAAACTATTTTAGGAGCAGCAGGCAGGGCgggcaggaggcaggaagctGTGAGTCCCCTGGGAGTGGGCCGTGAAAGGGGGGCTTAACAGGGTGTGGAGGAGCTAATGGGGGGTGTGGAGGAGCTAATGGGGCCGGCCAAGCAGGCAGCTTGGAGGCCCCTCCTCAGGCTTTcagccctcaccccacccccagcccattTGCCGGCTCCATTTGGCAAAAGAAAGCTTCAGGAGGGTGTGAGAGGCCCAAATGGGGTTGGGAGGAGGAAAGACTTCATCATGTCTCCCACCTCCAACCTCCGGGGACAGAACAAGTCCTGGCTAAAGCCAGGTGCGGGCTCACCTAAGGGCCAGGTTCTGGGCCTGCTTTTCAGGTGACCATCCTGCTGAGTAGAGTAGGGCCTTGCCGTGCAGCAGCATCTTCACCCTCAGCCCATACCGTTCCTAGAGAGAGTCAGGTCAAGTGCCAGCTAGACCAGGCTGGGCCAAGACTGAAGGCGAGGAGGAGGAATGGGGCTCACCTGGAGATGGGCCAGCAACGACTTCAGGGTCCTTTCTGGCTGCCCAGCAGGCACCTTCAGGCGGTCCCAACAGGTCCAGGTCCATGTCAGGTGATGGcactgggggtggtggggggaggaatgaGAAGCTtctcacacacaccctccccctaCCCATTACCAGCAGCTGATGGCCCCTTTCCTAGGGGAGGAGCTGGACTAGAGGCAGGAAGCAGaagccccggggcggggggttggAAGGTGGGATCTGGGCCCAGAGTCTCAGTACCCTCCCCGCCTATGCTGGGGCCAGCACAGGAAATGGGGCTATGGGGCCCCCGCACAGGGAAACAGGCAATCCATCACACAGGctggttgtatgtgtgtgtgtgtgtagggggggcgTTGCTTCCTGAGGAAACAGGAGCAGGGCTGCTGCAGTCTCCGATAAAGCAGCTTGATCCTCAAATGCAAGGCTGGAAGCTGGGGGGTACATCCTGCCCCCTCATCCTGTATTGCCAGGGCCTTGGGCTATGTGGGTACAGAGTATCAAGGGGCACAATGACCACTAGGGCCCCACTGGCTGAGACCCCAGCAGGGACACAGTCTGCAAGGGCCTCCTCTTCctgtcccctttccttccccatttCAAAAATCTTGGGATTCTGGTGACTGGAGCTGAGGGTGGCAAGGCAGCCAGGACAGACCCCCGCCTCCAGAAAGCACAGTGGGGTCAAGCTGAGATGAGGCCAGAGGTGAGTTGGGGGGGatcctcccttgctccctccccctctaccGCAGACAAAGGCAGCTTATGTGCTAGAAGCCCTTCACAAAGGGGCTCTGTGTACTGTGCCCTGAGGGACCCCAGCAAAAGCCCAGTGCTGGCCCAtgacctctcccctctcccttggtGAGGGtattctctccaccccctctcctGTGCCCCAAGAAAATGCCAACTAACTACTGCCTAGCCTGGGCACACAGCCAGGGGCATCCACAGCCCTGCACTCGAAGGAACACACATGGACACAAGCCTGGGAATGCCTGCATGTGTACTCACATGCACACCCATGCAAGCCCACATTGAAGAAGAGTCCTGTACTCCCATCTGGCACACAGATGTGCCAGCATCCTCCCTCCATGGCCACAAACCTCAGGGCCAGGGATGCCCAGACCCCTGTGCACTTAGACgcacacaacccccccccccccccctccccccaccgcaaCTGGTGAGCTCAGTGGCCTTTAACTCAGCTTGGAGAGTGTGGGCCAGGATCCCCATGCCATGCAGGCTGAAGTTAGGCTCTGTTTGGGGCTAGGGCTCTAGTCCTCCCTCCCTACCACCTCCCCCTTAGGGCTGGTGGAGGCTGTGAGGGATATCTGGCTCCACTAATGAGTTAAAGCTGCAGCTCCCCCAGACCCGGGCtgtggagggatgggggtgggggtggctgacGGCTGCTTCCTGTGTCTGACAGGTCCCAGTCTGGCTTCACAGCAGGAAGGGGGCTGGAGGGAGTCTTAAGGACTCCCCCAGAATCTGGGTTCTGGTACAAACCCAAAGCCAGAGTACAGCCTGTTTTGGTAGGTGCAAGGAGAACCCAggcctcgtgtgtgtgtgtgtgtgtgt contains these protein-coding regions:
- the CDHR4 gene encoding cadherin-related family member 4 isoform X1; translated protein: MALLRILALLLALTVSELHCLPWFINVSESQGPGTILQSFSFNCTSHMPTLQLVHVQPPTTFFNPPSLTRWQGIYVGMVTLSSSARLDALSVNHYKLQLRFTCGNHVMEGPLSVDVRRDPGHSACAGRFASPAGEIIQVLETVTPGARLYTLLLPGLEVQRAQINIISAQDPPYFPGPFSINGQGWLLVPSQGLKGQAEKVFQLQILVTFGQNRSCLGMLKVKVLPVPSSLISFLKQASNITILEDLPPGGKVVQVRARGFDVRYEILSPVPCPLFSIGRADGVIRTTAPLELAQAPGAAVTRLRVKAYERLRPWASVELELTVNVRSVNRWPPRCLPAMLVTQIPETTPVGTVLNTFTCADPDSPGSILDYQLQFHSPPGSASLCLRDRVLEVNATLDCDARGACFQHAASILVLDGGQPLMTTEVPVLVMVTPVNEFSPACVPHKFRIREDAGPHTLLGSVVGMDKDYPHNNIEYYISGGPTIFSMDRLSGEVHLLGSLDYELQTLYRLNVLVIDHGQDQDPTHHRSGSCTITIEVEDVNDHAPECQPPFQELTIYALLGHSVEVTKVSCWVPQEPQRLAFSYSIVGGNSQSRFSLQGPTLVYNNILLGPLWPEQFYTYELLIRVADAGPSIPHLSTTATVSVHLIPWSASTVATRTHRSTVPSVMTPLLVTDTEAFWQPEPWFVVVLTVTSALFVLALGWLLLRLFQGLVQMHQTPSKPAQALLLNGIQGTEESIQGFMEAPRMEMSQAPSNVNLSLQHFDGRAQDSRKEAVLLSPAVPSLSPDHLNSGTGRDYLFNTLTGARRWL
- the CDHR4 gene encoding cadherin-related family member 4 isoform X8, giving the protein MEGPLSVDVRRDPGHSACAGRFASPAGEIIQVLETVTPGARLYTLLLPGLEVQRAQINIISAQDPPYFPGPFSINGQGWLLVPSQGLKGQAEKVFQLQILVTFGQNRSCLGMLKVKVLPVPSSLISFLKQASNITILEDLPPGGKVVQVRARGFDVRYEILSPVPCPLFSIGRADGVIRTTAPLELAQAPGAAVTRLRVKAYERLRPWASVELELTVNVRSVNRWPPRCLPAMLVTQIPETTPVGTVLNTFTCADPDSPGSILDYQLQFHSPPGSASLCLRDRVLEVNATLDCDARGACFQHAASILVLDGGQPLMTTEVPVLVMVTPVNEFSPACVPHKFRIREDAGPHTLLGSVVGMDKDYPHNNIEYYISGGPTIFSMDRLSGEVHLLGSLDYELQTLYRLNVLVIDHGQDQDPTHHRSGSCTITIEVEDVNDHAPECQPPFQELTIYALLGHSVEVTKVSCWVPQEPQRLAFSYSIVGGNSQSRFSLQGPTLVYNNILLGPLWPEQFYTYELLIRVADAGPSIPHLSTTATVSVHLIPWSASTVATRTHRSTVPSVMTPLLVTDTEAFWQPEPWFVVVLTVTSALFVLALGWLLLRLFQGLVQMHQTPSKPAQALLLNGIQGTEESIQGFMEAPRMEMSQAPSNVNLSLQHFDGRAQDSRKEAVLLSPAVPSLSPDHLNSGTGRDYLFNTLTGARRWL